From the Acidobacteriota bacterium genome, one window contains:
- a CDS encoding cysteine hydrolase: MLSSNYSVVPENERKRRTALLLIDLINDFKFEGGDRVADAVTEALPRIEALLKRARQSNAAVIYANDNIGRWRSRFDEVIDHCLRSGSKGKQIVETLLPSKTDYLILKPGHTGFHATPLEILLRELGTENLILAGQLVNSCVFFTAHDAHMRGFELTIASDGVAGLDAEDIPGILEQMEKLFDARILQCEEIRFDE, from the coding sequence ATGCTCTCGAGCAACTATTCAGTCGTTCCCGAGAACGAACGGAAGCGCAGGACTGCCCTGCTGCTGATCGATCTGATCAATGATTTCAAATTCGAGGGAGGTGATCGAGTCGCTGACGCGGTCACCGAGGCGCTGCCTCGCATCGAGGCTTTGCTGAAACGCGCCCGCCAGTCCAACGCCGCGGTCATCTACGCGAACGACAATATCGGGCGGTGGCGCTCCAGATTCGACGAGGTGATCGATCACTGCCTTCGTTCGGGCTCGAAGGGAAAGCAGATCGTGGAAACTCTGCTCCCCTCCAAAACGGACTATCTCATCCTCAAGCCCGGTCACACCGGCTTCCACGCGACGCCGCTCGAGATTCTCCTGCGGGAGCTCGGGACCGAAAACCTGATCCTCGCCGGCCAGCTCGTCAACTCGTGCGTCTTCTTCACCGCGCACGACGCGCACATGCGCGGGTTCGAGCTCACGATCGCCTCGGACGGGGTCGCGGGACTCGACGCCGAGGATATCCCCGGCATACTCGAACAGATGGAAAAGCTCTTCGACGCGCGGATCCTCCAATGTGAAGAGATCCGCTTCGACGAGTGA